A region of the Mesoaciditoga lauensis cd-1655R = DSM 25116 genome:
TACAGTTGGCAAGTTGCCCTTATGAAAGTCGCCGACATTTTTTGGTTTGCCCGCCTTCAAGGGATAAAAATGAACATCATAAATTTGGGCGGTGGAATGCCTGTAAAGTATATACGTAACATCCCAACTGTTGAAGAAATAGGAGAAGTCATCAACGAAAGTATAGAAGAATACTTCAACTTTATGGATAGGCCCACCCTTTTCATAGAACCGGGAAGATCAATGGTTGGAAATGCAGGCATACTCGTTTCACGCGTCATCTTAAGATCCAAAAAAGATATGACAAACTGGGTTTACTTGGATGCAGGTGTTTTTCATGGGCTGATGGAAACAATTGAAGACTTAAGATATAAGATTGTCGTTGACGGTAAAGAAGATCACGCCAAAAGAGTCTTCACCTTGGCAGGTCCAACTTGCGACAGCGTCGATGTCATCTACGATGAAGTAGAGCTACCAGAAGATATAACGCTCAATGACATTGTGTACTTTGTGAACGCAGGGGCTTACACGGTGGATTACAGCACCAACTTCAATGGCATCGAAGGGCCAAATGAAATATTCATGGAAGATCTGCCCGAAGTAATAGAAGAAGAACTTGTTGAAGAAAACGTGTAAAATTTGCGTTTTCTGGCTTAATGAGTTAAAATAGGAAGGCTATTTTAATAAGGTTACGCTAATTTTTAATAAAGAACGCCGCTACGTATGGTATAATGTGCGATGGTGCAAGGCGAAACACATTTTAAGACTTTGCAAATGCGGAGGTGCTGTGTTTATGAAAGCAGTTGTCAATGAAGATTTGTGCATCGGCTGTGGCGTATGCGAAAGCTTGTGCCCTCAGGTTTTCAAACTCGGTGATGATGGTAAAGCTCATGTTGTCGCTGATGATTGCAGCGCAGGTTGCTGCGAGGACGCAAAGGATTCGTGTCCAGTAGGCGCCATCTCGCTTGAAGAGTAACAACTCTAAGGGCGGGAATATTTCCCGCCCTTCACATGAAAAAACAAATTCATAAATAAATTTTTCAAGTAGGATATGCTTGAGTTAGGAAAGGAGAGCAACACGATGTCAAAGAAATGTGATATATGCGGTAGAAGCGTTTCCACAGGAAACAACGTTAGCCACTCCCACAAGAAAACCAAAAGAACTTTTAAGCCAAACCTTCAGCCCGTCAAAGTTGTTGGAGAAGACGGGAAAATAAAGCGTTTAATGGTTTGCACAAGATGCCTTAAATCTGGTAAAGTCCAAAGGGCTTAATCTTGGCCAAAGGTATGTCTGAAAGAAATTTGAGAAATACGTATGCGGAGGTAAATGTTACACGATTCCTCCGCAATATTTTTAAACTCTCAAAGAAAATCAACATGCCGCTGGCACCTGTATTGAAAGCTAATGCCTACGGGCATGGAGCAATACAATTGGCCAAAGCTTGCGAAGAAAGTAAGGCGGGATTTATCATAGTTGCATTTTTAGAAGAGGCCATTCAATTGAGAGAAGCTGGCATTGCCCTTCCCATCCTCGTTTTGAATTATTTTGATCCGAAATATGCACGGGAGGCTTTAAAATACGATATTTCTATAACGTCTTTTTCCATGGAGCAAATGAGGGAGATCGTCAAATACCTTGACGGTTCAGCTAAAAAGTTGCGTGTCCATATGAATGTAGATACCGGCATGTCGCGATTGGGAACAAGGGAAAAAGCTTTGGAATTGTACGATTTTCTCCTCAGCAAAGATGAGGTACTTCTTGAAGGGGTTTACACTCATCTCGTGTCAGCAGACGATCCGGATGATCCCATGAATTCTCAACAAGTAACGGAATTCAAAGCTTTTTTGAAAAAATTGCCTCAAAAGCCTCAATACGTGCATATGTGCAACAGCGCAGGAAGCGCTTTTCTAAATGAATGCGTCGGAAATATGGCAAGAGTTGGAATAGCTTTGTACGGTCTTCAACCTTCATCTAAATTTTTCATCGACTACATTCAACCTGTTATGAGTTTACATTCCACGATCGCTGAGATAAAAACTCTGAAAAAAGGTCAAGGTGTGGGATACAATCACATATACATTGCCGAAATCACGAAGAAGATCGCGGTGATACCCATAGGGTACGCCGATGGTGTACCGCGAGCCCTTTCAAACAAGGGGGAAGTTTTAATAAAAGGGAAAAGGGCAAAAATACTGGGAAGAGTAAGTATGGATCAAATGACGGTAGACATTTCTCAAATAGATGATGTTAGAATTGGTGATGATGTGGTAATATTTGGAAAAAGCGGGGATGAAGAAATAAGGGTAGAAGAAATTGCCGAAAAAGCCGGTACCGTCAACTACGAAATCGTGTGTGGCATATCCCCAAGAGTACCGAGAATATATGTAAGGGAAAGCGGTGTTTCAATGTG
Encoded here:
- a CDS encoding 4Fe-4S domain-containing protein, giving the protein MKAVVNEDLCIGCGVCESLCPQVFKLGDDGKAHVVADDCSAGCCEDAKDSCPVGAISLEE
- the alr gene encoding alanine racemase, whose protein sequence is MAKGMSERNLRNTYAEVNVTRFLRNIFKLSKKINMPLAPVLKANAYGHGAIQLAKACEESKAGFIIVAFLEEAIQLREAGIALPILVLNYFDPKYAREALKYDISITSFSMEQMREIVKYLDGSAKKLRVHMNVDTGMSRLGTREKALELYDFLLSKDEVLLEGVYTHLVSADDPDDPMNSQQVTEFKAFLKKLPQKPQYVHMCNSAGSAFLNECVGNMARVGIALYGLQPSSKFFIDYIQPVMSLHSTIAEIKTLKKGQGVGYNHIYIAEITKKIAVIPIGYADGVPRALSNKGEVLIKGKRAKILGRVSMDQMTVDISQIDDVRIGDDVVIFGKSGDEEIRVEEIAEKAGTVNYEIVCGISPRVPRIYVRESGVSM
- the rpmB gene encoding 50S ribosomal protein L28; the protein is MSKKCDICGRSVSTGNNVSHSHKKTKRTFKPNLQPVKVVGEDGKIKRLMVCTRCLKSGKVQRA
- a CDS encoding type III PLP-dependent enzyme; its protein translation is MKITEKVRSISRKAKTPFVLMDLGIVEDNYRRLKNAIPDVRIFYAVKSNSHERIVNKLHDLGSSFDVASKGEIEKLLGLGINPSMMSFGNTIKKEEDIKFAYENGIDLFAADAEMELEKIARNAPHSKVYFRLAMGETDSDWPLSKKFGTNIEHVKDLVVYGAKLGLQPVGVSFHVGSQCYDKYSWQVALMKVADIFWFARLQGIKMNIINLGGGMPVKYIRNIPTVEEIGEVINESIEEYFNFMDRPTLFIEPGRSMVGNAGILVSRVILRSKKDMTNWVYLDAGVFHGLMETIEDLRYKIVVDGKEDHAKRVFTLAGPTCDSVDVIYDEVELPEDITLNDIVYFVNAGAYTVDYSTNFNGIEGPNEIFMEDLPEVIEEELVEENV